Within Streptomyces antibioticus, the genomic segment CCGGCGCGATCATCATGCTCGGCCACCTCACGCTGGCCCTGCCGAACTCCGGCACCTTCTACGCCGGTCTCGGCCTGGTCGCCATCGGCTCCGGTCTGCTGAAGGCCAACATCTCCACGATGGTCGGCCACCTCTACGACGGCCCGGACGACCCGCGCCGCGACGGCGGCTTCACCGTCTTCTACATCGGCATCAACCTGGGCGCCTTCGCCGCCCCGCTGGTCATCGGCACCGTCGGCGAGAACGTCAACTGGCACCTCGGCTTCGCGCTCGCCGCGCTCGGCATGGGCCTGGGCCTGGCCCAGTTCCTGCTCGGCAGCCGCCACCTCGACGCCCGCTCGGACCTCGTCCCGACCCCGATGAGCGCCGCCGAGAAGAGCGCCACCCTGCGCAAGGCCGGTCTGTGGGCCGCCGTCGCCGCCGTCTTCTACACGGTCGTCGGCGTCTCCGGCCACTACACCCTGAACTGGCTGCTGGTCCCGATCACCATCGCCGGTCTGCTCATCCCGGTCCTGGTCATCGCCCGCATCAAGCGCGACAAGGACCTGGACCGCGCCGAGCAGTCGAAGATGTCCGCGTACATCTGGTTCTTCGTCGCCGCCGCCGTCTTCTGGATGATCTACGACCAGGGCGGCTCGACCGTGTCCCTGTTCGCGGACTCCTCCGCCGACAACACCGTCTTCGGCTGGGAGTTCCCGGTCTCCTGGTACCAGTCGGTCAACCCGGTCATGATCATGGCGCTGGCGCCGGTCTTCGCCTGGGCGTGGCTGGCGCTGGCCCGCCGCGGCAAGGAGCCGAGCACCGCGACGAAGTTCGCGATGGGCCTGGTCCTGATCGGCGCGTCCTTCTTCCTCTTCCTCGCCCCGCTGGCGATCGCCGACGGCGGTCACAAGGCGGCCGCGATGTGGCTGGTCGGCATCTACTTCGTGCAGACCGTCGGTGAGCTGACGCTCTCCCCGGTCGGCCTGTCGGTCACCACGAAGATGGCGCCCGCGAAGTACGCCTCCCAGATGATGGGCGTCTGGTTCCTGGCCGTCACCGCCGGTGACGCCACCACCGGTCTGCTCTCCATCGCCGGCGTCGACCTCAACAAGACGGGCATCGTGGCCTTCCAGGCCGTCCTGGCCGTCGCCGCGGGTGCGGCGGTGTGGATGTACCGCAAGCGCGTCAAGGAACTGATGGGCAACGTCAACTGACGTACTTCCCGGTCTTGTTGAAGGGCCGTCCCGGTGGTCACCGGGGCGGCCCTTCGCGCGTCACCCGGCTCTCAGCGCAGCCATCTGCGTCCCGGCAGGAACGTGAACACCGCCGCGCCCAGCAGGACGGCCGTGCCCGCAACCAGGCCGAGGGCCTTCAGGGTGCCGTGGTCACCGGCACCGGTCTCGGCGAGGCCGCCGCCGGTCGACGTGCTCCCGCTTCCGGACACACCCCCGGATGCACTACCGGATGAACTCCCGGACGCACTCCCGCCGGACGCGCCGCTCGCCTGCTCCTCGGTGTCCAGGGTGAGCGAGACCGACGTGCTGTCCGGGGTACAGGTCGTGGTCGTGCCGAGGGCCTCGACGATCAGCACACCCGGGGAGAGCGTGGACTCACCGGTCGCGCCCGGCTTGTACGTGCCGGTCAGATCGGGGATCTCGATCGGGGCGCCCTGCGCGATCGGGGAGGCGTTCGTCGGACCGGTCACCGTCACCGAGCCCTGGTCCGAACCGCCCAGCACGATCCGCATCGACGGCTTCACCGAGTCGGCCGGGATGGCGACCGGGCTGTCCATCACCGACTTCTTGAACTGCACGGTGAGGTCGTAACTCCCGCCGTTCCTCTTCGCGTTGATCTGCACCGGCGAGGTGGCCTTCTTCTCCCCGATGGGCGACTGGCAGGTGTAGGGGACGTCGACGACCTTGCCGGTGAAGTCGGTGGGGGCGTCGCCGGAGGGGGACGGCGACTGGCTCGGCGAGGCGCTGGGACTGGTGCTGGTGCTGGGGCTCGGACTCTGGCTCGGGCTGGGGCTGGGGCTTGAGCTGGGTGGTTCCGAACTCCCCTCCCCCGCCGTGACGTTGATGGTCGCCGCGGGCTGGACCGCCTCCGTGGGCGCGCACTTGGTGTCCGTCGACAACGCGTTGACGACGTACGCGTCCGGGGTGAGCGTCACCTGGCCCGCCGTCGTCAGCTTCAGCGTGCCCTTCATGTCGGACAGCACCATCGCGGCGCCCTTGGGGATCGCCGGGTTCTGGCGCGGCCCGCTCATCGCGACGGCCGCGCTCTGCGCGCCGGCCGCCTTGAGGGTGCCGGAGGGCTGCACCGAGTTCGCGGGCAGGTCGATGATGTCGGGGTTCTTGGACGCGGCCTGCGTGAACTTCCAGACGACGTCGACGGTGTCGCCGACCTTCGCCGTCGCGGGCGCGGTGATCTCCACCTTGGTCGTCCCGTCGACGTCGGGGAGACCGACGCCCGAGGGCGGGACGCACTTGGTGGCGTAGGAGACCTCGGCGGCCTGGGCCGGTCCGGCGGTCACGCCCAGCAGGGCGGCGGCCCCGGTGAACAGGACGACGGCGCCGGCCGCGGCGGCCCCTCTCCGCCGTCCGGCCCGGGGCGGTGCGGCTCTCTCGCTCTCCCTCTCGCTCACGGGGTTCCCTTCCCTGTCGGAGTCGTGGGACTCGTCGGACGGTCGTCGTGCGGTGCGGGGCCCGGACCGGTGTCCGGGGAGAACCAGGGGAGGACCGCCGGGGTGGAGGCCGGTCGCGGCGGCCGCTCGGTGGCGCCGGGCCGCGTCAGGCGTCCGTGGCGCGGGCGCCGCCCCTGTCGTGGTCTCCGTCGCGGCCGCTGTCCCGGGGGCCGTGTCCGGTCCACCACCGCCATCCCGATCCGGAACACGGCGGTCGGCACGACCACGCACAGCAGGAGCCAGAACAGGGTCACGCCCCAGGGGCGGCCCACCCGCCACGGCTGCTCGGCGACGACCTTCCCGCCGTACTTGAGGGAGACGGTGTAGTCGCCGTGGGCACCGGCGGCGAGTTCGACGGGCAGCTCGATCCGGGCCTTTTGGCCGGGGGCGATCGTGCCGCGCCACCGGTGCTCGTCCCACTGCGGGGCGAACACGCCGTGGGCGGTGCCGACCTGGAAGACGGGGTCGCGGACGGGGCCGGTGCCGGCATTGCCGACGGTGAGGACGAGCGTGCGGCGGGGCGGCGCGCCGAACCAGGTGAGCAGACCGCCCGAGCCCTCCAGCCGGAGGTCGCTGAGCACGGACAGCCGACCGCCGGCCGTCTCCTCGGGCAACGCCTCCACCGGGTGCCCGGCCACCTGGAACACCGCGTCGGCCTTCTCCTTCGCGCCGGTCGCGGTGGCCACGTGCACGACACACGGGCAGGGCACGGGCGGCTCGGTCACGGGGAGCCGCCGGCTGAAGCGCCCGTCGGCGTCGGTGGTGACGGCCCGGCCGTCGGCGTTGGCACAGGAGTTGGTCCCCCCGAGCACACCCCGGGCGGGCGTGGCCCGGCCACAGACCAGCACCATCAGCAGGGTCCGCGCGGGCCATCCCTTCCCGCTGACGGTGACCGTGCCCCCGGTCCCCGCCTGGGAGTCGGAGAGGGTGACGACGGGCCGCTCGGCGGCGGAAGCCACCCCACCCACCGGCAGCCCGAGAAGCACCGCCGCCAGGGCGAGCAGCGCCACGAGACCCCGCAGTACGGTCCGCTTCACGCCGTCACCACCCCCTTCCCACGCCGCCGTACGACCGTCAGAGCCGCCGCGGCCGCGGCCAAGGCCGTTGCCGTGCCTGCCGCCAGGGGTCCCCAGGGCACGAAGCGGGTTGTGGTGCGGGCGGTGGCCGGTGGGGTGCCGGGGGCCGTGGCGGTCAGGTGGACGGTCACCGCGTCCAGGGCCGGGCGGCCGGGCCAGGGTTCGGTGAGCCGTAGGCGGCGGCCCGGGGGCAGGTGGACGGGCAGGGGGTGCGGCGGACGGTCCAGTACGGTGCCGAACACGCCCTCCGCGCGCACCGCGAGCCTCGGTGCCAGTTCGGTCGTCCCCCGGTTGACCAGCTCGTACGTGATCCGGTCGCCGCGCACCGCCACGTGCTCCACGGTCAGCGCGGCCAGTTCGGGGCCCTCGACCCGTACCAGCAGCGGCACGGCGGTCCGGCGCCCCGCGGACTCCCGTACGACGATCTCCCCGGTCCGCTCCCCCGGGCCCGCGTCCCCCGGCACGCTCACCGTGAACGGCACCTCGGCGCGGGTGCGGGCGGGGACGTCGACGGCCGTGCGCGCGAACCGTACGGGGAGCCCGGTGCCGGTCAGCCGGACGGTGAGCGTCCGGGTGCCGCGGTTGACCACGGAGACGGTGTCCTGGAGCACCGTCCCCGGGACGCCCTCCGCGTAGAAGGCGGGCCGTCCGCCGCCGGAGGGCACGGCCGACCAGCCGCCGGGGGCGGGCGTGGCGCCCAGCAGCAGGGGCAGGGAGAGCAGCAGGGCGGCGCGGGCGTACGACATCAGCGGGGCTGGTTGCGCCGGGTCAGCCAGAGCGTGCCGGCCGCGCCGAGGAGCAGGACGGTGCCGCCGAGGGTGCCGAGGGCGACGGCGGAGTCCTCGGGGCCGGTCCGGGGCAACGCCGCCCCGCCCGAGCCGCCGCTGCCTCCACTTGCCGAGCCGCCGGTCCCGCCCGTCCCGCCCGCCGCCGTCACGTCCAGGGTGAGCGACGGGCCGGGGCTGTTGGCGGGCGTGCACGTGGTCGTCGTACCGAGGGCCTTGATGGTGAGGGTCCCCGCGGTGAAGGTGACCTTCCCGCTCTTCCTCGGGGTGTACGTGCCGCTCAGGTCGTTGATCTTGATGGGGGTGTTCTCGGGGATCGCGGCCTGGTTCGCCGGTCCGGTCACGGCCACGGTGCCGCTGTCCGCGCCGCCGAGCGTGATCGTGGCACTGGGGTTCATCGAGCCCTTGCCGAGTTCGACGGGGCTGGAGGAGACGCCTTTCTGCCACGACATGGTGATCCTGTAACCGCTGCCGCTCTTGACGCCCTTGATGTCGATGGGCGACACGGCGCTCTTGTCGCCGATGGGGGTCTTGCAGGCGTAGTTCACGTCGACGACCTGGGCCGTGGCCACCGGGGCGGCCGTCCAGACCACCGAGCCGGCCAGGGCCGCGACGGTCACGAGCGCGGCGGTTCGCTTCCGGTTCGACACGGTCCC encodes:
- a CDS encoding oligopeptide:H+ symporter, encoding MASSLTKDSVRPGTPGSEKTFFGHPRGLATLFMTEMWERFSYYGMKALLPLYLVAPGGLHLSAATATAIYSVYLSLVYLLALPGGWFADRVLGPRKTVAVAGAIIMLGHLTLALPNSGTFYAGLGLVAIGSGLLKANISTMVGHLYDGPDDPRRDGGFTVFYIGINLGAFAAPLVIGTVGENVNWHLGFALAALGMGLGLAQFLLGSRHLDARSDLVPTPMSAAEKSATLRKAGLWAAVAAVFYTVVGVSGHYTLNWLLVPITIAGLLIPVLVIARIKRDKDLDRAEQSKMSAYIWFFVAAAVFWMIYDQGGSTVSLFADSSADNTVFGWEFPVSWYQSVNPVMIMALAPVFAWAWLALARRGKEPSTATKFAMGLVLIGASFFLFLAPLAIADGGHKAAAMWLVGIYFVQTVGELTLSPVGLSVTTKMAPAKYASQMMGVWFLAVTAGDATTGLLSIAGVDLNKTGIVAFQAVLAVAAGAAVWMYRKRVKELMGNVN
- a CDS encoding peptidase, with the translated sequence MSNRKRTAALVTVAALAGSVVWTAAPVATAQVVDVNYACKTPIGDKSAVSPIDIKGVKSGSGYRITMSWQKGVSSSPVELGKGSMNPSATITLGGADSGTVAVTGPANQAAIPENTPIKINDLSGTYTPRKSGKVTFTAGTLTIKALGTTTTCTPANSPGPSLTLDVTAAGGTGGTGGSASGGSGGSGGAALPRTGPEDSAVALGTLGGTVLLLGAAGTLWLTRRNQPR